CGTTCACCGACTTCATCGCGGTGGCAAGACATCTGGTGGACACGGGACTTACTTCCCAGCAGCAGCTGGTGGCATTGGGGGGTAGCGCGGGCGGTCTGCTGATGGGCGCGGTGGCCAACATGGCACCGGATCTCTTCGCCGGAATCCTTGCGCAGGTGCCGTTCGTGGACCCGCTGACCACCATCTTGGATCCATCGTTGCCGCTGACCGTCACCGAGTGGGACGAATGGGGAAATCCGTTGAACGACAGCGATGTCTATGCCTATGTGAAATCGTATTCGCCGTACGAGAACGTCACGGCCCAAAAGTACCCGGCCATCCTGGCAATGACGTCGCTGAACGACACCAGGGTCTATTACGTGGAGCCGGCCAAGTGGGTGGCCGCGTTGCGGCACGCCAAGACCGACGGCAATTCCGTGCTGTTGAAGACCCAGATGCACGCCGGTCATGGTGGGATCAGTGGCCGCTACGAGCGCTGGAAGGAGACCGCGTTTCAATACGGGTGGTTGCTAGCTACTGCCGACAGCGACCGTTACGGCGGCGGCCAGGGAAACGACCTCGATGGCGCTGCGCCAGCATAGCCGGTGGGATCGGCCATTCGGGATGCGTAGACATTGGCTCCGAACATGGCCAGCATCAGCGCCAGCGAGCATACCGCCGCTGCCATGCGGGTGTCGGGCAGCAACAGGCCCACGGCGACCAGGAGCCTCCAGCGCACCGGTGATGGTGACCAGCAGGCCGGGCGCAAGCAGCCCGGGTGAAACGATGGCGATGAGGTGGCCGCGCAGGGGCGGCGTGAAGTGAGCTCGGCTGCTCGACGGCTCCGATTCCGAACTGGTCGACGCCGAGACCGCCGCTGCCGCCGAGCTGGCGCGCGGGGTGGCGGCGCTGCGCGATCCCAACGCCCGGGCGAATCCGGCGGGTGCCGAGCTGGCGACCTGGTCGCTGGTGCACGGCTTTTCGACGCTGTGGCTCGACGATGCGGTCAACGCTGACGTGAAGCAGACGTCATGCGGATAGCAACGGTGCTCTTCGATGACTAGCCTGCTGTTTCGGCAGGAATGCCGCGGGGATCAGCGTCGAGACCACTAGCGCGGTCGCTATCACGAATACCACCGCGTAGGCGTGCGAAAGGTCATGCAGCAGTTGGGCCGCGAAGTTGGTTTGGCGCGGTAGCGAGGAAGGGTCAACCGCCGCCCCCCGCCCGGCGCCACTCTCTGGGGTCAGTGCGACTTTCTTTGCAGTAGCGATGATTTCGCTGTGATTGAACTGGTAGGTGAGCAGCACCGACATCAGTGCGGTCCCTATCGAACCGCCCACCTGCTGGTTGACGCTGATCAGCGTCGAACCGCGAGCGATCTGATGTGGGGCCAGGGTCTGCACTGCCGCCCCGGACAGTGGCATCATGGAGCAGCCCATGCCCATGCCCATGATTGCCAGCCCGGTCGGCAGAATGGGTAAGTAGTCCGCTTGCCGCGCGACACCAAAGGCGAAGGTGCCCAACCCCGCAGCGATCAGCATGATCCCAACCAGCACGATCTTGGCCGGTCCCCGTCGGTCCATCATCGCTCCGGCGATCGGCATCGCCAGCATGGCACCGAGGCCCTGTGGGATGATATGCACCCCCGATTGCATCGGTGATTGGTGCAACACTTGCTGGAGGTAGCTCGGGAGCAGCAAGAAGGAGCCAAACAGCCCGAGGGAGAGCACCGTCATCGTCATGTTGGCCTGCGCGACCGCTCGGTTCTGGAACAAGCGCATGTCTATGAGCGGATGTTCTGTGCGGTACCACGAATGTGCGACGAATGCCGCGATCAACGCCAGGCCGGTGATCGCCGGTATCAACACGTGCCGATCGGCCATCGTTCCACGGGCGGGGCTAGATGACACCCCGAACAGGAAGGTCGCCAGGCCCGGCGACAGCAACAAGAGGCCCATGTAGTCGAAGTTTTCCGACGCTGCCGGGCGATCTCTTGGGAACACGATCGCCGCCAAGACGAGCGCGGACAGCCCGACCGGCAGGTTGACCAAGAAAATCCAACGCCAGCCGTAGGCCCCGATGAGCCAACCACCCAGGATCGGCCCACCGACCGGGCCGAGCAGCATCGGAATGCCCACCACCGCCATCACGCGCCCCAGCCGCTTCGGGCCCGCCTCACGGGCCAAGATGGCAAAGGACACCGGCGTCAGCATGCCCCCACCGAAACCCTGGACAACACGAAATATGATGAGCAGCAAGATGTTTGGTGCTACTGCGCACAGCAGTGAGCCGAGGGTGAACGCCAATACCGAACCCATGAAAAGCCGCCTGGTGCCGAACCGGTCGGCCGCCCAACCGGCTGTCGGGATCACAGTGGCCAACGCGAGCATGTAGCCGGTCATGGTCCAGGCCACGACGGCCTGGGTGGACCCGAAATCGGCAACGAAGGTGCGTTGCGCGACGCTGACCACGGTGACGTCCACATGTGCCATCACCGAGGCCAGGACACACACTCCGGCGGTCCGAAGCAACCCCACATCGAGCCTATCGGGATAGCTGCGTTGGCCAGAGCGGGGCCGCCCCGCGGGGGTGATGGGCACCGGGGCATCGCCTTCCGCGGGACACGCTTCAACCATGGCGTTGCCGAGCATATCGATACCGGTCACGGGTACCGCGCGAGGATGTCGGGCGGTGCTTGGTTCCGGCGTCGGGTCATGGCCCTGGCGCCGAGCCGACGTGCGCTCGTTCTGCGCTGGTCAGGGTCCAGATATACGCCTGCTGTCCGCGTGTCCTTCACCGTCCGGAAACCTGGAATCGGCAGACTGCAAGCGTGTCTGGAAAACTGCTCGTGTCGGTCTCGGGGATAGGTGAGAGCACCCTGGCCGATGTCGACGCGTTCTGCGCGGAAATGGACGCCCGCTCGGTGCCGGTATCGTTGCTGGTGGCTCCGCGTATGCGCGATGACTACCGGCTCGACCGCGACCCACGCACCGTCGACTGGCTGACCGGTCGCCGGGCCGCCGGCGACGCTCTGGTACTGCATGGCTACGACGAAGCGGCCACCAAGAGGCGGCGCGGCGAATTCGCAATGCTGCGCGCACACGAGGCCAACCTGCGGCTGATGGCCGCCGACCGGGTGCTCGAACACCTTGGGCTGCGAACCCGACTGTTTGCGGCACCGGGCTGGCTGGTATCACCAGGTGTCCGTACAGCGTTGCCGGCCAATGGATTTCGGCTGCTTGCGGATCTCCATGGAATCACGGATCTGGTTCGGCTCACCACCGTGCGTGCCCGCGTGCTGGGCATCGGCGAGGGTTTCCTGGCGGAGCCCTGGTGGTGCCGGATGGTGGTGATGTCGGCCGAGCGGATCGCCCGGCGTGGGGGCGTCGTCCGGATTGCGGTGGCCGCCCGTCATTTGCGCAAGTCCGGTCCGCTGCAGGCGATGCTCGATGCCGTCGACCTGGCGATGCTGCAGGGGTGCACACCGATGGTGTACCGGTGGCGAGCCGATGCGGCGGTACTCGACGCGGCCTGACCGAGCGCCTGATCGGTGGCGTTAACCTGTACCGACATGAGCGATGCTGTAGCCGGTTCAGATGCCGAGGGGCTCACCGCTGATGCCATTGTCGTGGGAGCCGGATTAGCGGGCCTGGTAGCCGCTTGTGAGTTGGCCGACCGCGGCCTACGGGTGCTGATCCTCGACCAGGAGAATCGGGCCAACGTGGGCGGGCAGGCCTTCTGGTCGTTCGGCGGTTTGTTCTTGGTCAACAGTCCCGAGCAGCGCCGCTTGGGCATCCGTGATAGCCATGAGCTTGCTCTGCAGGATTGGCTGGGGACGGCGGCGTTCGACCGGCCCGAGGACTACTGGCCCGAACAATGGGCGCATGCTTACGTCGATTTCGCGGCGGGGGAGAAGCGCAGCTGGCTGCGGGCCCGCGGGCTGAAGATCTTTCCGCTGGTGGGCTGGGCCGAGCGTGGTGGTTACGACGCGCAGGGGCACGGCAACTCGGTGCCCCGTTTCCACATCACCTGGGGTACTGGGCCGGCTCTGGTCGACATATTCGTGCGTCAGCTGCGTGATCGCCCCACGGTGCGCTTTGCGCACCGCCACCAGGTCGACAAACTGATCGTCGAGGGTAACGCGGTGACAGGCGTTCGGGGTACCGTGCTGGAGCCCTCGGATGAGCCGCGCGGCGCGCCTTCGTCGCGAAAGTCTGTGGGGAAATTCGAGTTTCGCGCGTCAGCGGTGATCGTCGCCAGTGGTGGTATCGGTGGCAATCATGAGCTGGTGCGCAAAAACTGGCCGAGACGGATGGGCCGCATTCCCAAGCAACTGTTGAGCGGGGTGCCCGCGCACGTTGATGGCAGGATGATCGGCATCGCTCAAAAGGCCGGGGCTGCGGTGATCAATCCGGACCGGATGTGGCATTACACCGAAGGCATTACCAACTACGACCCGATCTGGCCGCGGCACGGTATCCGGATTATTCCGGGGCCGTCGTCGCTATGGCTGGATGCCGCGGGCAAGCGGTTGCCGGTACCGTTGTTTCCCGGGTTCGACACCCTCGGCACATTGGAGTACATCACCAAGTCTGGACATGACTACACCTGGTTCGTGTTGAATGCCAAGATAATCGAGAAGGAATTCGCGCTGTCCGGTCAGGAGCAGAACCCTGACTTGACCGGTCGGCGCCTGGGCCAGCTGTTGCGCTCTCGGGCTCACGCCGGCCCGCCCGGACCGGTGCAGGCATTCATCGATCGTGGTGTGGACTGCGTCCACGCGAACTCGTTGCGCGAGTTGGTGGCCGCGATGAACGAGTTGCCCGATGTGGTGCCGCTGGACTACGAGACGGTGGCAGCCGCGGTCACTGCGCGCGATCGTGAGGTGGTCAATAAGTACAGCAAGGATGGACAGATCACCGCGATTCGTGCCGCTCGCCGCTACCGAGGCGACCGATTTGGCCGGGTGGTGGCGCCACATCGGTTGACCGATCCGAAGGCCGGGCCGCTGATCGCGGTCAAGCTGCACATCCTGACTCGAAAGACGTTGGGTGGCATCGAAACTGACTTAGATGCTCGGGTGCTCAAGGCCGACGGTACGCCACTGGCCGGGTTGTATGCAGCCGGCGAGGTCGCCGGGTTCGGCGGGGGCGGTGTCCATGGCTACCGGGCCTTGGAGGGCACCTTCCTGGGTGGATGCATATTTTCCGGCCGCGCTGCCGGCCGCGGGGCCGCCGAGGATATCCGCTAGTTGTGGCCGCTTGACATAGGAGCTATTGCTCGCGCTAGAAGGTGACCGCGCTTTCCTCGGGCAACACCTGAAAGTCGGTGGTGGTCATCTCGGTGAGCCGGCCGTAGTAGATACCCCTGGCGTCCGGAGCGACGATGGCTTGGTGGATGGGTACCGCTCGTGCCGGAGCTACGGCCCGCAGGTAGTCGACCGCCTCGGAGATCTTCATCCATGGGGCCGCGGCGGGAGTGGCCAGTACGTCCACCTGCTCGCCGGGAACGAACAACGCGTCACCGGGATGCATCAGTCTTGCCCGATGTTTACTGTCGCCCACCAGATACGAAATGTTCTCTATCACAGGGATTTCCGGGTGGATCACCGCGTGGCAACCGCCGACCGCACGGACGGTCAGCTCCGCTAACGGCAGCTCGTCGCCAACGTGCACCGCCCGCCATGGCTCGCCCAGCTGCGCCGCCGTCTGCGGATCGGCGTACAGCTCGGCAGCCGGGTTGTCCTCGAGCAGGGTCGGCAGCCGCGTGACGTCTATGTGATCGGGGTGCTGGTGGGTGATCAAGATCGCGGACAAACCGGTGATTCCCTCGAAGCCGTGCGAGAAAGTACCGGGATCGAAGAGCAGGCGGGTTTGACCGAACTCAGCGAGGAGGCAGGAATGGCCGAAATGCGTGAGTTGCATGTTTACGATTGTGCCCTTATGGGGGCGTTTCCGATGCGGTTGATCCTGGCGACGATGCTGGTCGCCGGTCGCTTGTTGGCGACGCTCATGGCCGCGCCTAGCGCCCAGGCTGAGCCGGAAACCTGCCCGCCGATATGCGACCAGATTCCTGCTACCGCGTGGATCAGCACCCACGCCGTGCCGTTGAACTCGCAATACCGTTGGCCGGCAATGGCCGGCGCGGCAGTGGCGGTGACCAGGGCGACACCACGTTTCGGGTTCGAGCAGGTGTGCGCCACGCCGGCGTTCCCGCACGACAGCCGCGATTGGGCGGTCGCGGGCCGGGTCACGGTGGTCCACCCCGACGGCCAGTGGCAGTTGCAGGCTCAGGTGCTGCACTGGCGCGGGGACACCGCCCGCGGTGGCCAGATCGCGGCGTCGGTGTTTGGCACCGCCGTCGCCGCGTTACGCGCCTGCCAGCTGGGCGCACCGCTGCAGTCGCCGTCGGTCACCGACGACGAACCGACCCGGATGGCCGCGGTGATCAGCGGGCCGGTCATCATGTACACCTACCTGGTCGCGCACGTATCAAGCAGCACGATCAGCGAACTCACCTTGTGGTCGTCCGGGCCGCCACAAGTTCCGTGGCCTACGGTTGCGGACTCCGCGGTTCTGGACGCCCTGACCGCGCCGTTATGCGAAGCCTACATCGGCTCGTGCCCGTGACCAGGCGGGGCACCTGCCGCCGGTAGAGTTGGCGCGGGAATCATTGCCCGGCTCCTGGCGGCCGCTGTCGCCGGGCGCGGCGGGCAGATCTGAGGAGGAGCGCCGGTGGCCAGGGTGGTCGTGCATGTGATGCCCAAGGCGGAGATTCTTGACCCGCAGGGCCAGGCGATTGTCGGTGCGCTGGGGCGGCTTGGGCATCTCGGAATATCAGATGTGCGTCAGGGCAAGAGGTTTGAGCTGGAGGTCGACGATACGGTTGATGACACCACGCTTGCCGAGATCGCAGAATCACTGTTGGCCAACACCGTGATCGAGGACTGGACGATCAGCCGGGACCCGCAGTGACGGCGCGCATCGGTGTCGTCACGTTTCCCGGCACGCTCGACGACGTCGACGCCGCGCGCGCGGCGCGGCAGGTGGGCGCCGAGGTGGTCAGCCTGTGGCATGCCGACGCCGACCTTAAGGGTGTCGACGCCGTAGTGGTGCCCGGCGGATTTTCCTACGGTGACTACCTCCGGGCCGGAGCGATCGCCAGATTCGCTCCGGTGATGGACGAAGTGGTAGCTGCCGCGGACCGCGGCATGCCGGTGTTGGGGATTTGCAACGGCTTTCAGGTGCTGTGTGAGGCCGGGCTACTACCTGGTGCCCTGACCCGCAACGTGGGATTGCACTTCATCTGCCGGGATGTGTGGCTGCGGGTAGCGTCGACGTCGACGGCGTGGACATCGCGTTTCGAGCCTGACGCCGACCTGTTGGTTCCGCTGAAGTCCGGCGAGGGCCGTTACGTGGCGCCGGAGAAGGTGCTTGACGAACTAGAAGGCGAAGGCCGGGTGGTGTTCCGCTACCATGACAACGTCAACGGCTCGCTGCGCGACATCGCCGGCATCTGCTCAGCCAACGGCCGTGTCGTCGGCCTGATGCCGCACCCCGAACATGCGATTGAAGCGTTGACCGGGCCGTCCGACGACGGACTGGGTCTGTTCTATTCAGCGCTGGATGCCGTTCTGACGGGCTGAGGTCACCCGCTCACGCTCACCCGGCGTCTCGCAGCAACGGCGGCGTCGCGGTTGGAGGTAATCCGGCTGCCGTCAGCTGACCGAAGAGCTCCGTCGCGGCCGAGACGGCGTTGTCGACGAAGGTGGCGAAATCGTCGAACCGGATGCGGTCCCTGATCAAGGACCGCTCTGCGGCCACGCCGATGCGGTGCGGATCAGAGGACCCGTGCACGATCGCGGTGACCTCGTGGTTCTGCAGGTTCCACGCGTTGACGATCTCCGCCAACCGGGTGTGGTCGGTGGCGGGGAAGAAGTATGCGGGACTGACCCTGATCGTGAACACGTCGCGGTAGGCGGGAGAGATTTCTAGGTGGACGTGCAGCCGCAGGTGGGCGTTGGCGACGAAGAAGAACTCGGCGTCGTGGTGGCCACGGAAGTATCGCCGGCCGCGGGCGCGCAGGTAGCGCTCGATCAGGTTGGTGCTCAGCGGCTCGCCTATCGACTCAGTCATGAACTCATGATGCGGCCGGCGCCTTGGTGAATCCTTTGAGCTGGGAACCCGGTTGCGAAGAACAAGATGAGAATTCCCTGAGCGACGCGGGGCAGCCCGGCCACTGTGAATGGCACGACGCGACACGCGGCGGAGGCGTCGTGAGATTCACAGTCGGTGGGTTGCGTCGG
Above is a window of Mycobacterium tuberculosis H37Rv DNA encoding:
- the purQ gene encoding phosphoribosylformylglycinamidine synthase (FGAM synthase I. Belongs to type-1 glutamine amidotransferases.), which produces MTARIGVVTFPGTLDDVDAARAARQVGAEVVSLWHADADLKGVDAVVVPGGFSYGDYLRAGAIARFAPVMDEVVAAADRGMPVLGICNGFQVLCEAGLLPGALTRNVGLHFICRDVWLRVASTSTAWTSRFEPDADLLVPLKSGEGRYVAPEKVLDELEGEGRVVFRYHDNVNGSLRDIAGICSANGRVVGLMPHPEHAIEALTGPSDDGLGLFYSALDAVLTG
- the emrB gene encoding multidrug resistance protein EmrB (integral membrane efflux), which translates into the protein MLGNAMVEACPAEGDAPVPITPAGRPRSGQRSYPDRLDVGLLRTAGVCVLASVMAHVDVTVVSVAQRTFVADFGSTQAVVAWTMTGYMLALATVIPTAGWAADRFGTRRLFMGSVLAFTLGSLLCAVAPNILLLIIFRVVQGFGGGMLTPVSFAILAREAGPKRLGRVMAVVGIPMLLGPVGGPILGGWLIGAYGWRWIFLVNLPVGLSALVLAAIVFPRDRPAASENFDYMGLLLLSPGLATFLFGVSSSPARGTMADRHVLIPAITGLALIAAFVAHSWYRTEHPLIDMRLFQNRAVAQANMTMTVLSLGLFGSFLLLPSYLQQVLHQSPMQSGVHIIPQGLGAMLAMPIAGAMMDRRGPAKIVLVGIMLIAAGLGTFAFGVARQADYLPILPTGLAIMGMGMGCSMMPLSGAAVQTLAPHQIARGSTLISVNQQVGGSIGTALMSVLLTYQFNHSEIIATAKKVALTPESGAGRGAAVDPSSLPRQTNFAAQLLHDLSHAYAVVFVIATALVVSTLIPAAFLPKQQASHRRAPLLSA
- a CDS encoding KsdD-like steroid dehydrogenase; translated protein: MALTCTDMSDAVAGSDAEGLTADAIVVGAGLAGLVAACELADRGLRVLILDQENRANVGGQAFWSFGGLFLVNSPEQRRLGIRDSHELALQDWLGTAAFDRPEDYWPEQWAHAYVDFAAGEKRSWLRARGLKIFPLVGWAERGGYDAQGHGNSVPRFHITWGTGPALVDIFVRQLRDRPTVRFAHRHQVDKLIVEGNAVTGVRGTVLEPSDEPRGAPSSRKSVGKFEFRASAVIVASGGIGGNHELVRKNWPRRMGRIPKQLLSGVPAHVDGRMIGIAQKAGAAVINPDRMWHYTEGITNYDPIWPRHGIRIIPGPSSLWLDAAGKRLPVPLFPGFDTLGTLEYITKSGHDYTWFVLNAKIIEKEFALSGQEQNPDLTGRRLGQLLRSRAHAGPPGPVQAFIDRGVDCVHANSLRELVAAMNELPDVVPLDYETVAAAVTARDREVVNKYSKDGQITAIRAARRYRGDRFGRVVAPHRLTDPKAGPLIAVKLHILTRKTLGGIETDLDARVLKADGTPLAGLYAAGEVAGFGGGGVHGYRALEGTFLGGCIFSGRAAGRGAAEDIR